The following proteins are encoded in a genomic region of Colletotrichum higginsianum IMI 349063 chromosome 9, whole genome shotgun sequence:
- a CDS encoding Vacuolar protein sorting-associated protein vps13 translates to MLEGLVAGLLNRFLGMYVKNFDPAQLKVGIWSGDVKLRNLELRREALDQLKLPINVMEGHLGELTIIIPWSNLRGAPVKVFIEDVFLLASPREEAAYDEEEEDRRKQRIKMEKLDSAELLKERSQEGMSQEEQQKSQSFTQSLVTKIVDNLQVTVKNIHVRYEDAISAPGHPFALGVTLQEFSAISTDGQWKPTFIQDSAKSTHKLATLGALAVYWNTDTELLGPGREVDTDEKPPMPHAEMVDRFKRLIGSTQDTELNHQYILRPVNGKAKIVLDKTGDVRVPKAKASLLFEEIGLVIDDDQYRDGLMMVDLFHYFIRHQEYKKFQPKGVTPKEDPRAWLKFAGDAVLSKIHDRNRRWSWDYFRERRDDRKRYIELFKKRKQQQQLNAQENEDLNKLEFKLDYEDLRFWRSLARNQLKKENAAALKNQPPKQQQQGWLAWAWGGGQKHQEQHAQDDENTQITEEQRKELYDAIEFDEKTALAESVDIPRDSVKMQVEAWLSTGSFTLKKSHNGKRSDLLSLHFDVFKAKVLQRPDSFLADLSLGGLRVNDGTTPDTLFPEIVRVKDAPEIHDQKRLTIEELEENDDEPFFRFEVEQNPIDREGDIALSGSLKPLEIVWNPNFVVGVADFFRPPERHMESITALMETAGATVETFREQTRAGLEFALEEHKTINAQLDLQAPLIIVPVSISVKDSTCLILDAGHISVNSELVDNDTMKQIQSKQRQSYTDEDFKRLESVMYDKFLVKLSSTQVLIGPSIDVTKAQLSKKDDTQHLHVVEEINVDFVVETSILPKAPNLTKLKVSGHLPMLHATVSDSKYKSLMRIIDVAIPKFGQDQPQEQINDSQRQAVATRPRGLSTASSRSRSRKEPSRRRSSQFPFMQSQTAIVIDEDDEDDEFEDADGGRDNKDQLKLQQRSFELKFKVDTLKGSLYRSDPDRKKPDQLLVELVAEKFDLLFYLRPYDMNAEVSLGSVTMDDFVDNPSADFKSIVSSGDVEDREQNRSLVSVKFTRVNRLSPEFMPVYEGVETNVTAAISTINLIVTRKTLLTLLDFILATFTGNNNDASRPQGQRAISDSDSEDDDEFEIAVDAPPEDTPANAGSIRVKVDLKSIRMILNNDGIRLATLSFNHADVGVFLLGKTMRVNAKLGNLNLVDDINQGVSEDSNLRQLISIQGDELADFRYETFDATNKKAYPGYDSSIYLRAGSVKLNFLEEPFRKIIQFLVKFGKMQAIYNAARQAAASQANQIQQSTSKLKYDVVVKTPIVVFPRVIAQGQPKRDVITAYLGEIYAQNKFAPLDDSENSQIATKISAGIRNIRLTSDFEYHGDLSEELELIDKVDLGFNVTYAEHQNGTKRPELEIEGSMSDFNLRLTQFQLRFLMEISKAVPAAFAADSEDQDQDAEREVDKDTLQRAKSMPTDNNSLGDNDAAVDLGPELSPKDQTWTKLDLVFQVNIIGMELLLAPEEKPVGKLENASLSRFSLDGTKLKTRMLNDGSLEGEFLIHSFTIYDSRSRDANKFRRIMTSSNKEVQQLMASITMSGGQERSLIAIVTVDSPRIIFALDYLFAIQNFVMVGLQPQDPSPGDEESLLETPEESDVDADSMQVTWSNKAKSQKSSITKETEGQQGDTDDKPQSTMSISYRVNIVDAQVILIANPLSTSSEAIVLGTKQVLLSQQHALTFQVSEIGMFLCRMDRFEDSRLRIIDDFSVQMSMDSSKPNMTSIHADIEPLILRLSLRDILLALQIASKATELSDQQQKEQDNKKSASAADERAKQLRQSGLKQRTASGKGPSTMANKTVMSKTARVSASQAKQDLEEQHGTAVQVQPKRREELSATIEGIRVVLIGDVHELPILDLGIKSFTATAEDWSSNLKAETAIDLYTNVYNFSKSAWEPLLEPWQVGFGIAREQQSGLLSIDVASKKIFDVTITTATIALASKSFAFLSKDEDVLGKPRGVDAPYRIRNYTGFDVVVQSKSTTTDDNMTARLEEGEEAPWSFEPWEKMRENLSTEGSSGSVSIHLEGSGFDAVKNVRLNREGEAIYSLKPKTDNILHRLLVEVTMGKDNVKYVTFRSPLVVDNLTQIPVELGVYDAQEGHLLKIEKIAPGESRPAPVGAVFLKSLLVRPDSGFGYAWSSESLWWRDLLKRPTRTMVCKGENGDPFYFQLNATFDRSNPLTKNYPYMRIKLSPPVILENLLPYDFKYRIYDKNTKKDWANFLRKGGLSPVHVVELSHLLLLSVDMQDTVFKPSDFAIINSGSSDDFKKEDRLLCKDADGLQLNLKLHYHKVPDGGGAFRVTVYSPYIILNKTGLDLQMRAKGFLQGARPAAGQSTLSNRSRSDRDRPKATPFMFSYGNDDHRNRALLQIADSEWSKPQSFDAIGSTAEVVLPSPSRNTEVHIGITTEAGEGKYKMTKVVTLAPRFVLENKLGEEINVRESSSSGFMTLKPGAHQPLHFMQKTAVKQLSLCHPGMNNQWTSPFNISDIGTTHVKIAKAGQRQRLIRVETLMEGATIFLHLSLETKNWPYQMRNESDTEFTFYQANPSLDDDGVEDRSGWRPIKYRLPARSIMPYAWDFPAAKFREIIINAHGKERHVKLAEIGNQIPMKFATTSGQQKIIDINVAADGPTQTLILSNFRQSKSLYRQKSKSGSRTSTDGFEVKDQETTATFRAQLKLSGIGVSLINSQLKELAYVTFRDVSLRYHDSPLQQTISFSVKWIQIDNQLYGGLFPMILYPSVVPKRAQEVDAHPSIHAMVTRVKDDSYGVLYIKYATLLMQQMTIELDEDFVYAVLDFSNIPGAAWSDTNEEGKLCDEELDIPEPQQQQSGQDIYFELLNIQPMQLDLSFMRTERVNAEDKTSSRNPLMFFLNVMTMAIGNVNDAPIRLNALMLDNVRVSVPALTQNISSHYSQEVLYQIHKILGSADFLGNPVGLFNNISSGLTDVFYEPYQGLILSDKPEDFGLGVAKGAASLVKKSVYGFSDSFSKFTGSLSKGLAAATLDKQFQDRRRITRARNRPKHALYGVTTGANSLFTSAASGVGGLVRKPLEGAEQEGALGFFKGIGKGVVGFATKPAIGVLDMASNVSEGIRNTTTVFDGSELDRVRPARFVPSDGIVRPYNAREALGQSWLKQVDNGKYFNEDYIAHLELPREDMVVMVTYARILLIRSRRLTSEWDVPLKDVQTIAKERTGLSLTLRGGTNGPFIPVGDESGRGFLYKMVAVAVEEFNRRFRGME, encoded by the exons ATGTTGGAGGgactcgtcgccggcctgctcaacAGGTTTCTGGGCATGTACGTCAAGAATTTCGACCCAGCACAGCTCAAGGTGGGAATCTGGTCGGGCGATGTCAAGCTCCGGAACCTCGAGCTCCGCCGGGAAGCCCTCGACCAGCTCAAGCTGCCCATCAACGTCATGGAAGGCCACCTGGGCGAGCTCACCATCATCATTCCCTGGTCCAACTTGCGTGGCGCCCCTGTCAAGGTCTTCATCGAGGATGTTTTCCTCTTGGCCTCGCCTAGGGAGGAAGCTGCCtacgatgaagaagaggaggatcGGAGGAAACAACGCATCAAGAtggagaagctcgactcgGCCGAGCTGCTCAAGGAGAGGTCTCAAGAGGGTATGAGCCAGGAAGAACAGCAGAAGAGCCAGAGCTTCACCCAGAGTCTGGTCACCAAGATCGTCGACAACCTGCAGGTCACAGTCAAGAACATCCACGTCAGATACGAGGACGCTATCTCCGCCCCCGGTCACCCCtttgccctcggcgtcacCCTCCAAGAGTTCAGCGCAATCAGTACCGACGGCCAGTGGAAGCCCACGTTCATCCAGGACTCGGCAAAGAGCACCCACAAGCTCGCCACCCTTGGCGCCCTTGCTGTCTACTGGAACACGGATACCGAGCTGCTGGGCCCCGGACGAGAGGTCGACACGGACGAGAAGCCTCCCATGCCCCATGCCGAGATGGTGGACAGATTCAAGAGGTTGATCGGCTCAACTCAAGACACGGAGCTCAACCACCAATACATCCTGCGCCCCGTCAACGGAAAGGCAAAGATTGTCCTCGACAAGACCGGGGACGTCCGTGTTCCCAAAGCCAAGGCAAGCTTGCTGTTCGAAGAGATCGGCCTGGTCATCGATGACGACCAATATCGCGATGGCCTAATGATGGTTGATCTTTTCCACTACTTCATCCGTCACCAAGAATATAAAAAGTTCCAGCCCAAGGGAGTCACGCCCAAAGAAGACCCCAGGGCTTGGCTCAAATTCGCCGGTGACGCAGTGCTCAGCAAGATTCACGACAGAAACCGAAGATGGTCCTGGGACTATTTTCGGGAGCGACGTGACGACCGCAAACGCTACATTGAGCTCTTCAAGAAGCgaaagcagcagcagcaactcAACGCTCAAGAAAATGAAGACTTGAATAAGCTTGAGTTCAAGCTCGACTACGAGGATCTGCGCTTCTGGCGGTCGCTGGCCCGCAACcagctgaagaaggagaacGCCGCGGCATTAAAGAACCAGCCACCtaagcagcagcagcaaggctggctggcatGGGCTTGGGGCGGTGGCCAGAAGCATCAAGAACAGCATGcccaagacgacgagaatACGCAGATCACCGAGGAGCAGCGCAAAGAGCTGTATGACGCCATCGAGTTTGACGAGAAGACCGCCCTGGCCGAATCAGTCGACATTCCCCGTGACTCCGTCAAGATGCAGGTCGAAGCGTGGCTGAGCACCGGAAGCTTCACGTTAAAAAAGAGCCACAACGGCAAGCGAAGCGACCTTCTCAGTCTTCACTTTGACGTCTTCAAAGCCAAGGTCCTACAGCGTCCCGATTCCTTCCTCGCCGATCTCAGCCTCGGCGGTCTCCGTGTCAACGATGGAACAACGCCCGACACCCTTTTCCCCGAAATTGTCAGGGTTAAAGATGCGCCTGAGATCCACGACCAGAAGCGTCTCACCATCGAGGAACTTGAAGAGAATGACGACGAGCCATTTTTCCGCTTCGAGGTTGAGCAGAATCCCATTGACCGCGAAGGAGACATTGCCCTCAGCGGATCCCTCAAGCCGCTGGAGATTGTGTGGAACCCGAACTTCGTGGTGGGCGTTGCAGACTTCTTCCGGCCACCGGAACGACACATGGAATCCATCACAGCCTTGATGGAAACGGCTGGGGCTACCGTCGAGACCTTCAGAGAGCAGACacgcgccggcctcgagtTCGCACTCGAGGAGCACAAAACCATCAACGCTCAGCTTGACTTGCAGGCTCCGCTCATCATCGTGCCAGTCAGCATTTCCGTCAAGGACTCGACTTGCCTGATTCTGGATGCCGGCCACATCAGCGTCAATAGCGAGCTGGTCGATAACGACACCATGAAGCAGATCCAGTCCAAGCAACGGCAATCGTATACCGATGAGGATTTCAAGCGTCTCGAGTCTGTCATGTACGACAAGTTCTTGGTGAAGCTCTCTTCGACCCAGGTGCTGATAGGCCCATCCATCGACGTGACGAAAGCTCAACTTTCAAAGAAGGATGACACGCAACATCTCCACGTGGTAGAAGAGATCAACGtcgacttcgtcgtcgaAACGTCCATCTTGCCCAAGGCACCGAATCTGACAAAGCTAAAGGTCTCCGGCCACCTCCCCATGCTCCATGCTACCGTCTCGGATTCGAAGTATAAGAGCTTGATGCGAATCATCGACGTAGCCATCCCCAAGTTTGGCCAGGATCAACCACAAGAACAGATCAATGACTCCCAGCGACAGGCAGTGGCAACTCGTCCGCGTGGCTTGAGCACCgcctcgagcaggtcgcGGTCACGCAAGGAGCCCAGCCGTCGTAGATCATCACAATTCCCCTTCATGCAGTCGCAGACCGCCATCGTCAttgacgaagatgacgaggacgacgagttcgaggacgccgacggcggtaGGGACAACAAAGACCAGCTTAAGCTGCAGCAGCGTTCTTTTGAGCTCAAGTTCAAGGTGGACACTCTCAAGGGGTCCCTGTACCGGAGCGACCCGGACAGGAAAAAGCCTGATCAATTGCTCGTTGAATTGGTGGCGGAAAAGTTCGACCTTCTTTTCTATCTGCGCCCGTACGACATGAATGCCGAGGTCTCGCTGGGCTCCGTTACCATGGACGACTTCGTCGACAACCCATCAGCCGACTTCAAGTCCATCGTGTCGTccggcgatgtcgaggatCGTGAGCAGAATCGCAGCCTTGTCAGTGTCAAGTTTACCCGTGTCAACCGCTTGTCGCCAGAGTTCATGCCCGTGTACGAAGGCGTGGAGACAAATGTCACTGCTGCTATCTCCACAATCAACCTCATTGTGACGAGAAAGACGCTTCTCACCCTTCTGGATTTCATCCTGGCAACTTTTACTGGCAACAATAACGATGCCTCGAGGCCACAGGGGCAAAGGGCCatctcggactcggactcggaggacgacgacgagttcgagATAGCAGTCGACGCCCCGCCAGAAGACACTCCAGCCAATGCCGGGTCCATCAGAGTCAAGGTAGACTTGAAAAGTATCCGGATGATTCTCAATAACGACGGGATCCGTTTGGCTACATTGTCATTCAACCATGCTGATGTCGGAGTCTTCCTTTTGGGCAAGACAATGCGAGTCAACGCCAAGCTGGGTAATCTCAACCTGGTCGACGACATCAACCAGGGTGTCTCGGAGGATTCCAATTTGAGGCAACTCATTTCCATCCAAGGTGACGAACTCGCCGACTTTCGGTATGAGACGTTCGATGCTACCAACAAGAAGGCATATCCTGGATACGACTCTTCCATTTACCTTAGGGCTGGCTCCGTTAAGCTTAACTTCCTCGAGGAGCCTTTCCGAAAGATTATCCAGTTCCTTGTCAAGTTCGGCAAGATGCAGGCCATATACAACGCTGCTCGCCAAGCAGCTGCCTCGCAAGCCAACCAAATCCAACAGAGCACGAGCAAACTCAAGTATGATGTCGTAGTCAAGACGCCAATCGTTGTTTTCCCCAGGGTGATCGCCCAGGGACAGCCCAAGCGGGATGTCATTACTGCTTACTTGGGAGAAATCTACGCCCAGAACAAGTTCGCTCCGTTAGACGATTCCGAGAACTCTCAGATAGCGACGAAGATTTCTGCAGGAATCCGCAACATCCGCCTGACGTCCGACTTCGAATATCATGGCGACCTTTCCGAGGAGTTGGAGCTCATCGACAAGGTAGACCTGGGCTTCAACGTCACGTATGCCGAGCACCAGAATGGCACGAAGCGCCCTGAGCTTGAGATTGAAGGCAGCATGTCCGACTTCAACCTGCGACTCACCCAGTTTCAACTCAGATTTCTGATGGAGATCTCCAAGGCTGTGCCCGCTGCATTCGCGGCCGACTCGGAGGACCAAGATCAGGACGCCGAACGGGAAGTCGACAAAGATACGCTGCAAAGGGCCAAGTCAATGCCCACCGACAACAACAGTCTGGGCGACAATGATGCAGCAGTTGATCTTGGACCTGAGCTATCACCAAAGGACCAAACATGGACGAAGCTTGACCTTGTCTTCCAGGTTAACATCATTGGGATGGAGCTCTTGCTGGCTcccgaggagaagcccgTTGGCAAGCTCGAGAATGCTAGCTTGTCCCGGTTCTCTTTGGACGGCACCAAGCTGAAAACACGCATGCTCAACGATGGGTCTCTCGAGGGCGAGTTCCTGATCCACTCGTTTACCATTTACGACAGCCGCTCTCGCGACGCAAACAAGTTCCGGCGGATCATGACGTCCTCCAACAAGGAGGTCCAGCAGCTGATGGCCAGCATCACAATGTCCGGAGGCCAGGAGAGGAGCCTCATTgccatcgtcaccgtcgacaGCCCGCGCATCATCTTCGCGCTCGACTACTTGTTCGCTATCCAAAATTTCGTCATGGTTGGGTTACAGCCCCAGGATCCCTCGCCAGGAGATGAGGAGTCGCTGCTGGAGACGCCGGAGGAATCGGATGTGGATGCGGATTCTATGCAGGTCACCTGGTCCAACAAAGCCAAGTCCCAGAAGAGCAGTATCACCAAGGAGACCGAAGGGCAACAGGGTGACACCGACGATAAGCCCCAGAGCACCATGAGCATTTCGTATAGGGTTAATATCGTGGATGCGCAGGTCATTTTGATCGCGAACCCCCTCAGCACCAGCTCTGAGGCCATCGTGCTCGGCACGAAGCAGGTCTTGCTCTCCCAACAGCACGCACTCACCTTTCAAGTATCTGAGATTGGCATGTTCCTCTGCCGCATGGATCGGTTCGAAGACTCACGCCtccgcatcatcgacgactTTTCCGTCCAGATGTCGATGGACAGCTCGAAGCCCAATATGACGAGCATCCATGCAGACATCGAGCCCTTGATACTGCGACTTTCTCTTCGGGACATCCTCCTTGCTCTGCAAATCGCCAGCAAGGCTACGGAGCTGTCAGACCAACAACAAAAGGAGCAGGATAACAAGAAGTCGGCCTCTGCCGCAGACGAAAGAGCCAAGCAACTGCGTCAATCTGGTCTCAAGCAGCGAACTGCCAGCGGCAAGGGACCATCGACCATGGCGAACAAGACGGTCATGTCCAAGACTGCTAGGGTGTCAGCATCTCAGGCGAAACAAGATCTAGAAGAGCAGCATGGCACGGCGGTCCAGGTTCAGCCAAAACGTCGCGAGGAACTCTCGGCCACCATTGAAGGCATCCGTGTGGTTCTTATTGGCGATGTACACGAGCTTCCCATTCTCGATCTGGGCATCAAGAGCTTTACCGCCACGGCGGAGGATTGGTCCTCCAACCTCAAGGCCGAGACAGCCATCGACCTCTACACCAACGTCTACAACTTCTCCAAGTCAGCCTGGGAGCCCCTGCTCGAGCCCTGGCAGGTCGGCTTCGGGATTGCGCGGGAGCAGCAGTCGGGTCTATTATCCATCGATGTCGCCTCAAAAAAGATTTTCGATGTCACGATCACGACGGCCACCATCGCGCTGGCGTCCAAGTCTTTCGCCTTCCTCAGCAAAGACGAGGATGTTCTTGGCAAACCGCGCGGTGTTGATGCCCCCTACCGCATCCGGAACTACACCGGGTTCGATGTTGTGGTGCAGTCCAAGAGCACGACGACAGACGACAACATGACGGCCCGTctcgaagagggagaagaagctccCTGGAGCTTCGAGCCGTGGGAGAAGATGCGGGAGAACCTTTCCACTGAAGGTAGCAGCGGCAGTGTGAGCATCCATCTGGAGGGCAGCGGGTTTGATGCCGTGAAAAATGTCAGGCTGAaccgcgagggcgaggcgaTCTATAGCCTGAAGCCCAAGACCGATAACATTCTGCATCGGTTGCTTGTGGAGGTCACCATGGGCAAGGATAACGTCAAATATGTCACGTTCCGGTCGCCTCTCGTGGTGGACAACCTGACCCAGATtcccgtcgagctcggcgtctACGATGCTCAGGAGGGCCACCTGCTCAAGATCGAGAAGATTGCCCCCGGAGAAAGCCGACCTGCTCCGGTGGGTGCTGTGTTTTTGAAGTCCCTCCTGGTGCGGCCCGACTCGGGCTTCGGGTATGCGTGGTCTTCGGAGAGTCTGTGGTGGAGGGATCTTCTGAAGCGACCTACACGCACGATGGTCTGCAAGGGAGAAAACGGTGATCCGTTCTACTTCCAGCTCAACGCAACGTTTGACAGGTCGAACCCATTGACCAA AAACTACCCTTACATGCGTATCAAgctgtcgccgccggtgatCCTTGAGAACCTGCTTCCTTACGACTTCAAGTACCGCATCTACGACAAGAACACGAAGAAGGACTGGGCCAACTTCCTCCGCAAGGGTGGTCTTAGTCCAGTTCACGTCGTGGAGCTGTCTCACCTGCTTCTCCTCAGTGTCGACATGCAGGACACCGTCTTCAAGCCGAGCGACTTTGCCATTATCAACTCTGGATCGTCAGATGActtcaagaaggaggaccgACTCCTCTGCAAAGATGCAGACGGTCTGCAGCTCAATCTCAAGCTTCACTACCACAAGGTCCCGGATGGCGGAGGGGCCTTCCGGGTGACGGTCTACAGCCCCTACATCATCTTGAACAAAACCGGCCTCGACCTTCAGATGAGAGCCAAAGGCTTCCTGCAGGGCGCGCGGCCTGCAGCTGGCCAGTCAACTCTGTCCAACAGGTCGAGGTCCGACAGGGACCGCCCCAAGGCAACGCCGTTCATGTTCTCCTACGGCAACGACGATCACAGAAACAGAGCACTGCTGCAGATTGCCGACTCTGAATGGAGCAAACCGCAAAGCTTTGACGCTATCGGTAGCACGGCAGAGGTGGTGCTGCCGTCGCCTTCCAGGAACACCGAGGTGCACATCGGCATCACGACCGAGGCTGGAGAGGGCAAGTACAAGATGACCAAGGTCGTCACTCTGGCGCCGAGGTTCGTCCTGGAAAACAAGCTTGGGGAAGAGATCAACGTCCGAGAGTCCAGCTCGTCGGGCTTCATGACGCTGAAGCCGGGCGCGCATCAGCCACTTCACTTCATGCAAAAGACGGCCGTAAAGCAGCTCTCGCTTTGCCATCCTGGAATGAACAACCAGTGGACTTCTCCCTTCAACATATCGGACATTGGCACGACTCACGTCAAGATTGCCAAGGCGGGTCAACGCCAACGGCTGATTCGCGTCGAGACTCTGATGGAGGGCGCAACGATTTTCCTGCATCTTAGCCTGGAGACCAAGAACTGGCCGTATCAGATGAGGAACGAGAGTGACACAGAATTCACCTTCTACCAGGCCAATCCCAGCCTGGATGACGATGGAGTCGAGGACAGATCCGGCTGGCGACCCATCAAGTACAGGCTGCCGGCGAGAAGCATCATGCCCTATGCCTGGGACTTCCCCGCCGCCAAGTTCCGCGAgatcatcatcaacgccCATGGCAAGGAGCGACATGTCAAACTTGCCGAGATTGGAAACCAGATTCCGATGAAGTTTGCCACCACCTCCGGCCAACAGAAGATCATCGACATCaacgttgccgccgacggccccACGCAGACTCTGATCCTATCCAACTTCCGTCAGTCCAAGAGTCTGTATCGGCAGAAGTCCAAGTCTGGATCCCGTACAAGCACCGACGGCTTCGAAGTCAAGGACCAGGAGACGACTGCGACCTTCCGGGCGCAGCTGAAGCTCTCGGGCATCGGAGTCTCTCTCATCAACTCCCAGCTCAAGGAACTGGCCTACGTCACCTTCAGGGACGTCTCGCTCCGGTACCACGACTCTCCTCTGCAACAGACCATTAGCTTCTCGGTCAAGTGGATCCAAATCGACAACCAGCTGTACGGTGGTCTTTTCCCGATGATCTTGTACCCCAGCGTGGTCCCGAAGAGGGCCCAGGAGGTCGACGCACACCCTTCGATCCACGCCATGGTCACCCGGGTGAAGGACGACTCGTACGGCGTGCTCTACATCAAGTACGCCACGCTCTTGATGCAGCAAATGACAATCGAGTTGGACGAGGATTTTGTCTACGCCGTCTTGGACTTTTCCAACATCCCTGGAGCCGCCTGGTCCGACACCAACGAAGAAGGCAAGCTGTGCGACGAAGAGCTGGACATTCCcgagccgcagcagcagcagtcggGTCAGGACATCTACTTTGAGTTGCTCAACATCCAGCCCATGCAACTAGATCTATCCTTCATGCGCACGGAACGAGTCAATGCCGAGGACAAGACATCGTCGCGAAACCCTCTCATGTTCTTCCTCAACGTCATGACGATGGCCATCGGCAACGTCAACGATGCGCCCATCCGTCTCAACGCCCTCATGCTAGACAACGTCCGCGTGTCCGTGCCCGCCTTGACACAGAACATTTCGAGCCATTACAGTCAGGAAGTCCTATACCAGATCCACAAGATCCTCGGCTCTGCCGACTTCCTTGGCAACCCGGTTGGTctcttcaacaacatcaGCTCTGGCCTTACAGACGTGTTCTATGAACCCTATCAAGGGTTGATTCTCTCGGACAAGCCCGAAGACTTTGGACTCGGTGTCGCCAAGGGAGCTGCCTCGCTTGTCAAGAAGTCCGTCTACGGGTTTTCCGATTCCTTCTCCAAGTTCACCGGCAGCTTGTCCAAGGGTCTCGCAGCTGCAACTCTTGACAAGCAGTTCCAGGATCGTCGGCGCATCACGCGTGCGCGCAACAGGCCCAAGCACGCTCTCTACGGAGTCACTACCGGTGCCAACTCGCTCTTCACGAGCGCCGCATCTGGCGTGGGTGGACTCGTACGCAAGCCGCTCGAAGGCGCCGAGCAAGAGGGCGCCCTGGGATTCTTCAAGGGCATCGGCAAGGGCGTCGTAGGATTTGCAACGAAGCCCGCCATCGGTGTTCTGGACATGGCTTCCAACGTTTCCGAAGGCATCCGAAACACAACGACCGTTTTTGACGGCTCAGAGCTTGACCGCGTCCGACCGGCTCGGTTCGTGCCTTCGGACGGGATTGTGCGGCCCTACAACGCTCGGGAAGCGCTCGGGCAGTCTTGGTTGAAGCAAGTTGATAATGGCAAGTACTTCAACGAGGACTATATTGCTCACCTCGAACTACCACGCGAAGATATGGTGGTAATGGTCACGTACGCTCGCATCCTTCTCATTCGCAGCCGGCGCTTGACCTCCGAGTGGGATGTCCCCCTAAAGGATGTGCAAACCATTGCAAAGGAGCGGACAGGCCTGAGCCTGACTCTGAGAGGTGGCACCAATGGGCCATTCATTCCTGTTGGCGATGAAAGCGGCCGCGGTTTCTTGTACAAGATGGTGGCTGTCGCCGTAGAGGAATTCAACAGGCGATTCAGAGGAATGGAGTGA